A single Anopheles arabiensis isolate DONGOLA chromosome 2, AaraD3, whole genome shotgun sequence DNA region contains:
- the LOC120895318 gene encoding CDC42 small effector protein homolog — translation MASTGDIWLQWFSCCFHQPQSPRRRRHHQRLRIDRSMIGNPTNFVHTGHIGSNDVELTTNHLSVLQNQMQSKGGYEMNSLRLQTC, via the exons ATGGCCAGCACGGGTGACATCTGGCTGCAGTGGTTCTCCTGctgcttccaccagccgcaaAGCCCGCGCCGTCGGAGGCACCATCAGCGCCTGCGAATAGATCGATCGATGATCGGCAACCCGACCAACTTTGTACACACCG GTCACATTGGCTCGAACGACGTTGAGCTAACCACGAACCATCTGTCTGTGTTGCAGAACCAAATGCAAAGTAAAGGAGGATACGAGATGAACTCGCTTAGGTTACAG ACTTGCTGA